One Desulfomicrobium apsheronum genomic region harbors:
- the alaS gene encoding alanine--tRNA ligase, with the protein MISAGEIRKRFLEYFREHGHSVQPSSSLVPQDDPTLLFTNAGMVQFKKIFLGQEKRDYTRAATSQKCLRVGGKHNDLENVGRTARHHTFFEMLGNFSFGDYFKEDAIRLAWNFVTVELGLDKEKLFVSIFRDDDEAGELWRKVAGVPTERIFRLGEKDNFWAMGDTGPCGPCSEIYVDQGADMACGPDCGIGKCDCDRYLEIWNLVFMQFNRSEDGILTPLPKPSIDTGMGLERITAVCQGKRSNFDTDLFQGLIQTMAKKAGVAYHQGEDSDTALRVIADHSRSIAFLLADGMLPSNEGRGYVLRRLIRRAYRFGKLLGFDEPFLCDTADQVVSEMGGTFPELVASREFMVRVVRQEEERFGETLDKGLRILEDEMADLKAKGLSTISGETAFKLYDTYGFPLDIVNDIAEKQGFSVDEAGFREHMAVQKKKSKQAWAGSGDKGLAGQFAALTGAGLESEFIGYDCLTATSRIVALLDAEGQPVERLNSGTGFMVTLKTPFYGESGGQMGDTGRVQAPTGSARVLDTLKPAAGLLVHKIEVGGGEILADQEVELFVEEGERIATARNHSSTHLLHAALRRVLGEHVKQAGSLVGPSRLRFDFTHISGLSAEELQKVEDEVNRAILADAPIVTQVMSYDAAVQQKQAMALFGEKYEADVRVVEMAGESVELCGGTHLSSTGQAGTFVILSEAGIAAGVRRIEALTGWDALRHWQAQREEVRSAAAALKAAPHELGKKIIVLQDQSKALARELQALQARVMSESGKDLASEAKDIAGMKVLARKIDAPDMNALRNLMDDLRSKLSSGIIALAAEIDGKAMLVLAVSKDLHGRYTAPALIKEVSGEIKGGGGGRPDLAQAGGSEPEGIDRALAKLEAFLAK; encoded by the coding sequence GTGATCAGTGCCGGCGAAATTCGCAAACGGTTTTTGGAATATTTCCGGGAGCATGGACACAGCGTGCAGCCCAGCTCATCCTTGGTGCCCCAGGACGACCCGACCCTTCTGTTCACCAACGCGGGTATGGTCCAATTCAAGAAAATCTTCCTGGGCCAGGAAAAACGCGATTACACAAGGGCGGCTACATCCCAGAAATGTCTGCGTGTCGGCGGCAAGCACAACGATCTTGAAAACGTGGGACGCACTGCGCGCCACCACACCTTTTTCGAGATGCTCGGCAATTTTTCCTTTGGCGATTATTTCAAGGAAGACGCCATCCGTCTGGCCTGGAATTTCGTGACCGTGGAGCTGGGGCTCGATAAGGAAAAGCTCTTTGTGTCCATCTTCCGTGATGACGACGAAGCGGGAGAACTGTGGCGCAAGGTGGCCGGTGTGCCCACCGAGCGCATCTTCCGCCTGGGCGAGAAGGACAATTTTTGGGCCATGGGCGACACCGGCCCTTGCGGCCCGTGTTCCGAAATCTATGTGGACCAGGGCGCGGACATGGCCTGCGGCCCGGACTGCGGCATCGGCAAGTGCGACTGCGACAGGTACCTTGAAATCTGGAACTTGGTCTTCATGCAGTTCAATCGTTCCGAGGACGGAATCCTGACCCCCCTGCCCAAGCCCAGCATCGACACGGGCATGGGTCTTGAGCGCATCACGGCCGTTTGTCAGGGCAAGCGCTCCAATTTCGACACCGACCTTTTCCAGGGCCTCATCCAGACCATGGCCAAAAAGGCAGGCGTGGCCTACCATCAGGGCGAGGACTCGGACACGGCGCTGCGCGTCATCGCCGACCACAGCCGTTCCATCGCCTTTCTTCTGGCCGACGGCATGCTGCCTTCCAATGAAGGTCGCGGCTATGTGCTGCGCCGTCTGATCCGCCGCGCCTATCGCTTCGGCAAGCTGCTCGGCTTTGACGAACCCTTTCTGTGCGACACCGCTGACCAGGTCGTGAGCGAGATGGGCGGCACTTTTCCGGAGCTCGTCGCCAGCAGGGAGTTCATGGTTCGCGTCGTCCGTCAGGAAGAAGAGCGTTTTGGCGAAACCCTGGACAAGGGCCTGCGCATTTTGGAGGACGAGATGGCCGACCTGAAGGCGAAGGGCCTTTCGACCATCAGCGGGGAGACGGCTTTCAAGCTTTATGACACGTACGGTTTTCCGCTCGATATCGTCAACGACATCGCCGAAAAACAGGGCTTCAGCGTGGATGAAGCCGGTTTTCGCGAGCACATGGCCGTGCAGAAGAAGAAGTCCAAGCAGGCCTGGGCGGGTTCCGGCGACAAGGGTCTGGCCGGTCAGTTCGCGGCCCTCACTGGAGCTGGGCTGGAGTCGGAGTTTATCGGCTACGATTGCCTGACCGCGACCAGCCGCATTGTCGCACTGCTTGACGCCGAGGGGCAGCCGGTCGAGCGTCTGAATTCCGGCACGGGCTTCATGGTCACCTTGAAGACCCCCTTCTACGGCGAATCGGGCGGACAGATGGGAGACACTGGCCGTGTGCAGGCGCCCACGGGCAGCGCCAGAGTCCTGGACACCCTGAAGCCCGCTGCCGGACTTCTCGTGCACAAGATCGAAGTCGGCGGCGGAGAGATCCTGGCCGATCAGGAAGTGGAACTTTTTGTCGAGGAGGGCGAGCGCATCGCCACGGCACGCAACCACTCCTCCACCCACCTGCTGCACGCGGCCCTGCGCCGGGTGCTGGGCGAGCATGTCAAGCAGGCCGGGTCCCTGGTCGGGCCGTCACGGTTGCGTTTCGACTTCACGCACATAAGCGGCCTTTCGGCGGAGGAACTGCAAAAGGTCGAGGACGAGGTCAATCGGGCCATCCTGGCCGACGCGCCCATTGTCACCCAGGTCATGTCCTATGATGCTGCCGTGCAACAGAAGCAGGCCATGGCCCTTTTCGGGGAAAAATACGAGGCCGACGTGCGTGTGGTCGAGATGGCGGGCGAATCCGTGGAACTCTGCGGCGGAACCCATCTGTCCTCCACTGGTCAGGCCGGAACATTCGTCATTCTTTCCGAGGCGGGCATCGCCGCCGGTGTGCGCCGCATCGAAGCCCTGACCGGTTGGGACGCCCTGCGTCACTGGCAGGCGCAGCGCGAGGAAGTGCGCTCGGCGGCAGCCGCGCTCAAGGCCGCGCCTCATGAGCTGGGCAAGAAGATCATCGTCCTGCAGGATCAGTCCAAGGCGCTGGCCCGCGAGCTGCAAGCCTTGCAGGCCAGGGTCATGTCCGAGAGCGGCAAGGATCTGGCATCGGAGGCCAAGGACATCGCCGGAATGAAGGTGCTGGCCAGAAAGATCGACGCTCCGGACATGAATGCGCTCAGGAATCTCATGGACGACCTGCGCTCCAAGCTCTCAAGCGGCATCATCGCCCTGGCCGCCGAGATCGACGGCAAGGCCATGCTCGTGCTCGCGGTCAGCAAGGATTTGCACGGGCGCTACACGGCCCCGGCGCTCATCAAGGAGGTCTCGGGAGAGATCAAGGGCGGCGGCGGCGGCCGGCCAGATCTGGCTCAGGCCGGAGGCTCGGAGCCAGAGGGCATAGACCGGGCGCTGGCGAAGCTGGAAGCCTTCCTCGCCAAATAG
- the recA gene encoding recombinase RecA → MARPKNVSPEDARREALETALATIERRYGLGSVMRLSDTSHQVVPVIPTGSIGLDLALGVGGIPRGRVTEIFGPESSGKTTQALHIIAEAQKRGGVAAFIDAEHALDINYARRLGVKTEDLLISQPDYGEQALEIADMLVRSSAVDVVVVDSVAALIPQAELEGSMGETQVGGQARLMSHAMRKLTGTIHKSRTSIIFINQLRMKIGMTGYGSPETTTGGNALKFYASVRLDLRRIQTLKDKEESYGNRVRVKVVKNKMAPPFREAEYDVLFGTGISRVGELLDLGVEQGIVDKSGAWYAFGSERLGQGKENVRAFLQDNDDLRTQIERALLEHLGMPVPEQEAPVELAPVE, encoded by the coding sequence ATGGCCCGACCAAAAAACGTTTCTCCCGAAGATGCCCGCCGCGAAGCGCTGGAAACCGCGCTGGCAACAATCGAGCGCCGCTACGGCCTGGGCTCGGTCATGCGTCTTTCCGATACATCCCATCAGGTGGTCCCGGTCATTCCCACGGGTTCCATCGGTCTTGATCTGGCGCTGGGCGTGGGCGGCATTCCGCGCGGCCGGGTCACTGAAATTTTCGGGCCTGAATCCTCCGGTAAAACCACCCAGGCCCTGCACATCATCGCCGAAGCCCAGAAGCGCGGCGGCGTGGCGGCCTTCATCGACGCCGAGCACGCCCTGGATATCAACTATGCCCGCAGGCTCGGGGTCAAGACCGAAGATCTGCTCATCTCGCAGCCCGACTACGGCGAGCAGGCCCTGGAGATCGCGGACATGCTGGTCCGTTCCAGCGCCGTGGACGTGGTCGTGGTCGACTCCGTGGCCGCCCTCATCCCCCAGGCCGAACTGGAAGGAAGCATGGGCGAGACCCAGGTCGGCGGACAGGCCCGGCTCATGTCTCATGCCATGCGTAAGCTGACCGGCACGATCCACAAGTCGCGCACATCCATCATCTTCATCAACCAGTTGCGCATGAAGATCGGCATGACCGGTTACGGCAGCCCCGAGACGACCACCGGCGGCAATGCGCTGAAGTTCTACGCCTCCGTGCGTCTGGACCTGCGCCGCATCCAGACCCTCAAGGACAAGGAAGAGTCCTACGGCAACCGGGTGCGGGTCAAGGTCGTCAAGAACAAGATGGCTCCGCCCTTCCGCGAAGCCGAGTACGACGTGCTTTTCGGCACCGGCATTTCGCGCGTTGGGGAACTGCTCGACCTTGGCGTTGAGCAGGGCATCGTCGACAAGAGCGGCGCCTGGTACGCCTTCGGTTCGGAGCGGCTGGGCCAGGGCAAGGAGAACGTGCGCGCCTTTTTGCAGGATAACGACGATTTGCGCACGCAGATCGAACGCGCCCTGCTCGAACACCTGGGCATGCCCGTTCCGGAGCAGGAAGCGCCGGTTGAGCTCGCGCCCGTCGAATAG
- the ricT gene encoding PSP1 domain-containing protein, producing the protein MAQYVGVSFRRQGQIYYFLATPFVLSLHDMVLVKTEEGIGFGEIVALRDSLPEGLDLESIKPIYRPATAEDVEIGRENDELAKDARKYCQKSMARMNLDMKLVDVEIYFDKSKMIFYFTAPGRVDFRELVKDLVRNYRTRIELRQIGVRHETQMIGALGNCGQMCCCRRYLRRFEPVTIKMAKDQNLFLNPAKISGVCGRLLCCLAYEKENYADFQRRAPKLGRRYMTTQGPMKTLRANMFRDSVSVLNEVGDELDFSLSDWAAMILPDQPRMTTRDDAPEDVPAELAALMDPELRNKTARPERRPKPPRREQRPRSGGERPAGPKTDRPERSERTDRSERSDRPDRSDRPARSDRPARPDRPDRAPSRPKSDDAPTLAADRPESRPEGSDQQRERKEYRPRDKRRRSGPGRKDHSPKPSGQQ; encoded by the coding sequence ATGGCTCAATACGTTGGTGTTTCATTCAGACGCCAGGGACAGATATATTATTTTTTGGCCACGCCGTTCGTGCTCTCGCTGCATGACATGGTCCTGGTCAAGACCGAGGAAGGGATCGGATTCGGGGAGATAGTGGCCTTGCGCGACAGTCTGCCCGAAGGCTTGGACCTGGAGTCGATCAAACCGATCTATCGTCCGGCCACGGCCGAAGATGTGGAGATTGGCCGCGAAAACGACGAGCTGGCCAAAGACGCCCGCAAGTACTGCCAGAAATCCATGGCGCGGATGAATCTGGACATGAAACTTGTGGACGTTGAGATCTACTTCGACAAAAGCAAGATGATCTTCTACTTCACGGCTCCGGGCCGGGTCGATTTTCGGGAGCTGGTCAAGGATCTGGTGCGAAATTACCGCACCCGCATCGAGCTGCGTCAGATCGGCGTGCGTCATGAAACGCAGATGATCGGGGCGCTCGGCAATTGCGGGCAGATGTGCTGCTGCCGCCGCTACCTGCGGCGCTTCGAGCCGGTGACCATCAAGATGGCCAAGGATCAGAACCTTTTTTTGAATCCGGCCAAGATTTCCGGGGTTTGCGGGCGCCTGCTCTGCTGCCTGGCCTACGAGAAAGAAAATTATGCTGATTTTCAGCGCCGCGCCCCCAAGCTGGGCCGTCGCTACATGACCACGCAGGGCCCCATGAAAACCCTGCGGGCCAACATGTTTCGAGATTCCGTCAGCGTTCTGAACGAGGTCGGGGATGAGCTGGATTTTTCCCTGTCCGACTGGGCGGCCATGATCCTGCCGGACCAGCCGCGCATGACCACCCGTGACGATGCCCCCGAGGACGTCCCGGCCGAGTTGGCCGCGCTCATGGATCCGGAGCTCAGAAACAAGACTGCGCGCCCGGAGCGCAGGCCCAAACCCCCTCGCAGGGAACAGCGTCCCCGCTCCGGCGGTGAGCGCCCCGCCGGACCCAAAACGGATCGCCCGGAGCGTTCCGAACGGACTGATCGTTCCGAACGTTCAGATCGTCCAGATCGTTCCGACCGACCCGCCCGTTCCGATCGGCCCGCCCGTCCTGATCGACCCGATCGTGCTCCTTCCCGTCCCAAAAGCGACGATGCGCCGACGCTGGCCGCCGACCGCCCCGAGAGCCGGCCGGAGGGTTCTGATCAGCAGCGCGAACGCAAGGAATATCGGCCCAGGGACAAGCGGCGAAGGTCAGGTCCCGGGCGCAAGGATCATTCACCAAAGCCCTCCGGGCAGCAATAA